Genomic segment of Eleutherodactylus coqui strain aEleCoq1 chromosome 1, aEleCoq1.hap1, whole genome shotgun sequence:
AGAAGTCAGGAGGCAGCTTGCACTGACTGAGAGAGTGTCTGGACCAGCTATACTATAAATTACTCAGTAATTTGTGTTGTGTTGCTGGCCGGGTATTCAGGAAAAAGTGAGAcagaaaggggacactattatcttATGCGGCCACAGAGTCATATGGGatggagtgagggggggggggggttactgagAGTTTTGTTGGGATAGCGGAAGGAtgaggagagtgtgcagagacaagtcatggctAGAGGAATTCTTCATGGGTGTCTAGGCCCAGATAAACAACACAAATGCAAAAGGGCATAGCCAAGCAGAGAAGACATCACCTATGATCACTAAAGGCAATTCCACTGCAGTCACTGCCACTGTGTggagctggtatctgactattatatggagatTGCAATAAAAGATATACTAGAGCTGAGACGCTGTATCTAAACCAGTCgcgttatagatatgctgtctcgaatatcattttttgggggggttgaggcaattctaagttttgctatggcGATCCATAACTTCTATTCTTGTCCTTGATCAAAGCTTAAGCTTTTCATCCCCCAAAATAAAACTATAGATGCACTTTTGGCATGATGCATGATTCATTGTATACAGTAACTAATACCACTAGAGCCTGATGGACCTCATTGAATTATTGTGGGATCCCTATTGTGGCAGCACTATTCCTCCCATAATATCTGACAGAATTTGTGACAGAAGCTCCAAAAGGTGTCTCCAATGTAAATGTGAATGAAGAATAAATGTTTATATTGGTAATCAAATGTACCAAATAttatacactaaaatgtttcaatATATTTATAAACTTAAGggtttgttttatattttacagCTTTGCTTCTAACAATGGACTTCCAACAGCTAATAATATTCTTGACCGCATTTATTGGCTTGTCAACATGCAACCGCGTATATGTCCATCCATTCAATCTTCTGGCTTACAACAAGAGTCAATGTGAAAAAATCCAGTCACAGAATCCCAGCACTGAGAAGTCGTTCTTCCCTACGGCTATTgaatcagaaagcaatgctgatGTAGAAAAATTAAAATTCGAAATAAATCTGGAAGCAGGTCCTCTTGGAACTGAAAGCTATATGATATCATTAATTAATAATCTTGGCTTTCGAGCTGTAGCTGGATGGTGGAAACTATACAACACAGACAGCATCTTAATACCCTACGTTGATTTTTTTAGAACAATGGTGTCATTTTATCTTGGAGCATCGGGGCACACTTCTAGCAGTCTACAAACATTTTTAGGACTTGAAGATCCATCAGGATCTACAAACTGCACTTCTAAAATAGATGGCCTTAAAGTAATCTCAACACTCAACGAAATTGACGACTCTCTCTTTTCAAAAGATTCCAATATCAAAACCCTGAGAACTGTGTGCATGTTTGTCTCTCCAAATATCCCACTTTCAGAAAAATTTGTTTATGGATTATCCCAATTTGCTGATAACTTCTATGTGAGGAGTGTAGACTTCAAAGATTCTGCTAAGGCTGTCAAATTAATTAATGAATTTCTGGATTCTAAACTGCCAGCAGATACTAAATCTGGATTAACGTCCATTGATGTAACTGCCAACTTCATGTACATTAGCCATGTTCAATATAAAGGTAAGGTTAATGCTGTAGCATGTTGATTGTAGTGTAAGCAGAATATTATAAatattcccattgttttcagaaaCAGAGGTTCATCTGAGTTTTAAATAACAGGTGTTATATGGAGCCATTGTAAAACTGCCCTGAGATGAATTTGGGGATTAAACATTGCTTTCCCTTACTAGGTGAATTCAATAGCTGGATGTCTTTGAGAGAATGCCTGCATATCTTACCTCTCTTACCTCTCCCCCACCCTCTCCCGTTTGCTTGTGTATGCTCTCTTCCATCTCTAGACTTTGATACAGCAGATTGCCCTGTGAGCATCTTCTACCCTACCCTTGTACCCAATGGCCTGGTACGATCCTACCATTCGTGTGACGTACACCGCACATGCGCACTTGGTTTCGGCATGATGGGACATACGTCATATCCGGCGGTCGCCGCTGCTGACAGGCGCTACACGCCACTACCTTCATGAGGTTTCTTTTTCTATTTAATAGTCTACACCTGATGCCTCCTCCCTCTAGCCAATACCTTGCGGGTAAGTAGAAGTGTGTCACAGGGGCTGTCCTGGATTGGTGTATAGTCACATGTGGtttgatatatatgtatgtcaGTGTCTTAGTATGttcatgcttgacaaagtccgcCGAGCCGGACGAAACGTTGCAAGTGTTATAACAGATGGAGTTTTAACAAATAAAGATGAAGTTTTGAATTTAACTCAACCAATTGCTACCTGAAGATTCCTATGCGGTGCTGCTTACACAAGCTTTCTCTTTTGGTGATCAGTATACCAGAGTACAAGTGGGCAGCTGAGATGAGGTTCAGTATACTGAGATATAGCTGCATCTGTTAGTGGTTGTGCATAACAGGTATACAAATAGTGAAATCAAAGTGTGCAATTTGGCTATTTTAACATATAGAGTGCTCCAAAGATATAGAGACaaatgaataaatggaaaacagtGGTTGGGAACGcatgtggcatgttgctaagggagGGGCAAATCTGTGAGGGGTGGTGTTCGACATGGTGGCTATTTtgaaagctgccatcttggaaccaagttgatATTTGCAAATGGCAAAACGATTCATTGGTGCATTGGACATATGTGTCTGATAGAGTATTTATGGAGAATACAAATCTGTGCTTAATCGTTGTTTGTTTTCCATTTATCCAGGTGTCTCCATaactttggaccaccctgtatatatatcgttacagtcatgagaaaaactaagtacacgctctttgaattctatgattttatgtaaCATAATTAAATAAAACATCCTGCTCTTAGAAAGTCTTAAAAATGGGTAactacaacctcagatgaacagcAGCACATGACAAACTACACTGTGACATTATTTAACTAGAACTAGGCAAAAATGCAGAAGcgttgtgtgaaaaattaagcacACCCTTTCTGCTTCTATAGGAATTAAGAGATTAAATAGCAGCCAGATGCTGCTAATCGGCAAGTGTGACCCCCTTTGGCAGtttgggtactgttgtaccttggcaccaccggaagctaagggTGGGTTAGGCCTTAGATAGAGGGAccgccctgtcacacccctacctcccGATTAGCtgttagtcagtgtgc
This window contains:
- the LOC136611236 gene encoding angiotensinogen-like; the protein is MDFQQLIIFLTAFIGLSTCNRVYVHPFNLLAYNKSQCEKIQSQNPSTEKSFFPTAIESESNADVEKLKFEINLEAGPLGTESYMISLINNLGFRAVAGWWKLYNTDSILIPYVDFFRTMVSFYLGASGHTSSSLQTFLGLEDPSGSTNCTSKIDGLKVISTLNEIDDSLFSKDSNIKTLRTVCMFVSPNIPLSEKFVYGLSQFADNFYVRSVDFKDSAKAVKLINEFLDSKLPADTKSGLTSIDVTANFMYISHVQYKGKVAKSFLIPKHQPFWTEPNKMVLVPTISVSGEFHIAEDNTKNQLIIKIPLSDNDFLLLVQPINGNTISNIESSMKWNTYLEWVNIVTKRHINLSLPKLKIQRSYNIQDLLTNMNVSEQLGKNADFSKISQSNIEVGKVINTVDFELEESDADPNGESNVPETKEKPAEVKLNKPFVVALFEGTTKALLLFGRVIHPTNII